From Streptomyces durmitorensis, a single genomic window includes:
- a CDS encoding nucleoside/nucleotide kinase family protein → METADHTADHTADHFAPDLAALARDARRLTADRPRTLLGIAGPPGAGKSTLARALVAEIGEGAAYLPLDGFHLSNDQLERLSLTSRKGSEPSFDVRGYVALLTRVLQDTGHDIYVPDYDRTLHEPVAARHRVPPSARLVVTEGNYLACDLPGWRDARRLMGECWYVQAPAEVRQLRLVERQLAGGRTAEGAAEWVATNDGPNGDLVEKSRGRCDRIVSTIGMDMFNYRP, encoded by the coding sequence ATGGAGACCGCTGACCACACCGCTGACCACACGGCCGACCACTTCGCCCCCGACCTCGCGGCCCTCGCCCGGGACGCCCGGAGGCTGACCGCGGACCGGCCCCGCACCCTCCTCGGGATCGCGGGGCCGCCCGGCGCGGGCAAGTCGACGTTGGCGCGGGCGCTGGTGGCGGAGATCGGCGAGGGCGCCGCGTATCTCCCGCTCGACGGTTTCCACCTCTCGAACGACCAGCTGGAGCGCCTCTCCCTCACCTCCCGCAAGGGTTCGGAGCCGAGCTTCGACGTCCGCGGATACGTCGCGCTGCTCACCCGTGTGCTCCAGGACACCGGGCACGACATCTACGTACCCGATTACGACCGCACGCTCCACGAGCCCGTGGCCGCCCGTCACCGTGTGCCGCCGAGTGCCCGTCTCGTCGTCACCGAGGGGAACTACCTGGCCTGCGATCTGCCCGGCTGGCGCGACGCGCGGCGGCTCATGGGGGAGTGCTGGTACGTGCAGGCACCTGCGGAGGTACGCCAACTGCGCCTTGTCGAGCGCCAGTTGGCGGGCGGGCGGACGGCCGAGGGGGCGGCCGAGTGGGTGGCGACTAATGACGGTCCCAACGGTGACCTCGTGGAGAAGTCGCGTGGGCGCTGCGATCGGATCGTCTCCACTATTGGTATGGACATGTTCAACTACCGCCCATAA
- a CDS encoding glycosyltransferase family 2 protein has translation MTSTPTGARPNDPSETTQLRVPSHRTGGFRRIKKALPKYDYEHYSRLAGPLTQPDPTKPYKVQYRSLLSQEPHRIRAALMLGAAPLLSLVLLAWLLQPTHWTKRDYVANDWLPTLDIVMLVSIGLIEFFRCMNVLSNAHATLVARDPIPVVPETGTRVAFLTSFVPGKEPLEMVTKTLEAAVKIRHRGLMHVWLLDEGDDPAVKEVCQRLGVHHFSRKGVAKWNMSKGPHRAKTKHGNYNAWLDAHGDDYDFFASVDTDHVPMPNYLERMLGFFRDENVGFVIGPQVYGNYDNFITKAAESQQFLFHALIQRAGNAYGSPMFVGTSNAVRISALKQIGGLYDSITEDMATGFEIHRATNPGTGKKWKSVYTPDVLAVGEGPNAWTDFFTQQLRWSRGTYETILKQFWKAPFSLPPGRLFNYTMMVIFYPMSAMNWILAALSCALFLGMGASGVNIDPTIWLMLYGNASALQIGLYIWNRRHNVSPHEPEGSGGIAGMVMSALSAPVYARSLLDAVLRRKSKFVVTPKGDSASPDTLFGTFRIHLFFILVFAGSMAAAFVFDHVHPAMIIWATFALLITAAPIFAWRWGMRQDKKKSKSRHGAGPSGPPPGGGPTVPQQRDGEDATAQLPQAHQPPQAPHAPQQKPSWAATDQTMQISLGGRKK, from the coding sequence ATGACGTCGACGCCGACGGGCGCCCGGCCGAACGACCCGTCAGAGACGACCCAGCTGCGGGTGCCATCGCACCGTACGGGCGGGTTCCGGCGTATCAAGAAGGCCCTGCCGAAGTACGACTACGAGCACTACAGCCGTCTCGCGGGCCCGCTGACGCAGCCTGATCCCACCAAGCCGTACAAGGTGCAGTACCGCTCCCTGCTCTCGCAGGAGCCGCACCGGATCAGAGCCGCGCTGATGCTGGGGGCCGCGCCGCTGCTCTCCCTCGTGCTGCTCGCCTGGCTGCTCCAGCCGACGCACTGGACGAAGCGCGACTACGTCGCCAACGACTGGCTGCCCACGCTCGACATCGTCATGCTCGTCTCGATCGGTCTGATCGAGTTCTTCCGCTGTATGAACGTGCTCTCGAACGCGCACGCCACGCTCGTCGCCCGTGACCCGATACCCGTGGTGCCCGAGACCGGCACCCGCGTCGCCTTCCTCACCTCCTTCGTGCCCGGCAAGGAACCCCTTGAGATGGTGACGAAGACGCTGGAGGCGGCCGTCAAGATCCGCCACCGCGGCCTCATGCACGTCTGGCTCCTCGACGAGGGCGACGACCCCGCCGTCAAGGAGGTCTGCCAGCGGCTCGGCGTGCACCACTTCTCCCGCAAGGGCGTCGCGAAGTGGAACATGAGCAAGGGCCCGCACCGCGCCAAGACCAAGCACGGCAACTACAACGCCTGGCTGGACGCGCACGGCGACGACTACGACTTCTTCGCATCGGTCGACACCGACCACGTCCCGATGCCCAACTACCTCGAGCGGATGCTCGGCTTCTTCCGCGACGAGAACGTCGGCTTCGTCATCGGCCCGCAGGTCTACGGCAACTACGACAACTTCATCACCAAGGCCGCCGAGTCCCAGCAGTTCCTCTTCCACGCCCTGATCCAGCGCGCGGGCAACGCATACGGCTCCCCGATGTTCGTCGGCACGAGCAACGCCGTACGCATCAGCGCCCTGAAGCAGATCGGCGGTCTGTACGACTCGATCACCGAGGACATGGCGACCGGCTTCGAGATCCACCGGGCCACGAACCCGGGGACCGGCAAGAAGTGGAAGTCGGTCTACACCCCCGACGTGCTCGCGGTCGGTGAGGGCCCCAACGCCTGGACGGACTTCTTCACGCAGCAACTGCGGTGGTCGCGCGGAACGTACGAGACCATCCTCAAGCAGTTCTGGAAGGCGCCGTTCTCGCTGCCGCCCGGCCGGCTCTTCAACTACACGATGATGGTCATCTTCTACCCGATGTCCGCCATGAACTGGATCCTGGCCGCGCTCTCCTGCGCGCTGTTCCTGGGCATGGGCGCATCGGGCGTGAACATCGACCCGACGATCTGGCTGATGCTGTACGGCAACGCGTCGGCGCTGCAGATCGGCCTCTACATCTGGAACCGCCGCCACAACGTCTCGCCGCACGAGCCCGAGGGCTCCGGCGGTATCGCGGGCATGGTGATGTCGGCGCTTTCTGCACCTGTCTACGCACGCTCCCTCCTGGACGCCGTGCTGCGCCGCAAGAGCAAGTTCGTGGTGACACCCAAGGGCGATTCGGCGAGCCCGGACACCCTGTTCGGCACCTTCCGGATCCACCTGTTCTTCATCCTGGTCTTCGCCGGTTCGATGGCCGCCGCGTTCGTGTTCGACCACGTCCACCCGGCGATGATCATCTGGGCCACGTTCGCCCTCCTGATCACTGCCGCGCCGATCTTCGCGTGGCGCTGGGGCATGCGGCAGGACAAGAAGAAGAGCAAGTCGCGGCACGGTGCCGGGCCTTCGGGGCCGCCGCCGGGCGGGGGCCCGACGGTGCCGCAGCAGCGCGACGGCGAGGACGCCACGGCACAGCTGCCGCAGGCGCACCAGCCTCCGCAGGCACCGCACGCGCCGCAGCAGAAGCCCAGCTGGGCGGCGACCGACCAGACCATGCAGATTTCCCTTGGGGGACGTAAGAAATGA
- a CDS encoding peptidoglycan-binding protein — MEVAPVFEEFNPESDCDCPGCIHRRRAMTHALPVREGGHPAAHGARRALVIAAAAGTVLGGGQVLSAAAAPGTPGIQGAPLDEDPGPGSPQGDTSALHGAPGTPGAPGPATSAARSTTRAAILARAKKWVAAKVPYSMGTYWSDGYRQDCSGFVSMAWNLGGNEWTGSLSAFAVRITKSQLQPGDILLFHNPANPEKGSHVTIFGGWANAAHTQYVAYEQARPSARKRTTPYAYWSNGSRYLAYRYKGVKGGAPGGSGPSTGTRYPGAGSFGPGADNKYVTQLGKALVARGGARFYTSGPGPRWSDADRRATQAFQRAQGWTGGDADGLPGPATWSYLMTGKGRDIPRAGAGASGTQGKAPAYPGRGVFRPGQSSPSVEQLGRQLVKKGFGKHYAQGPGPRWSESDRRNVEAFQRAQGWRGAAADGYPGPETWRRLFA; from the coding sequence ATGGAGGTTGCTCCGGTATTCGAGGAATTCAATCCCGAGAGCGACTGCGACTGCCCCGGATGTATTCACCGGCGACGAGCCATGACCCACGCACTTCCCGTACGAGAAGGCGGCCACCCGGCGGCGCACGGAGCGCGGCGCGCCCTCGTCATCGCCGCGGCCGCGGGCACCGTGCTCGGCGGCGGCCAGGTGCTTTCCGCGGCGGCGGCCCCCGGGACCCCGGGCATCCAGGGGGCTCCGCTGGACGAGGACCCGGGTCCCGGGAGTCCGCAGGGCGACACGAGCGCGCTGCACGGAGCGCCGGGGACGCCGGGCGCCCCGGGCCCCGCGACGTCGGCGGCGCGGAGCACGACGCGGGCCGCGATCCTGGCCCGCGCCAAGAAGTGGGTCGCGGCGAAGGTGCCGTACAGCATGGGCACGTACTGGTCCGACGGATACCGGCAGGACTGCTCGGGCTTTGTCTCCATGGCCTGGAATCTCGGCGGCAATGAATGGACGGGCAGCCTCTCCGCGTTCGCGGTGCGCATTACGAAGAGCCAGCTGCAACCCGGCGACATCCTTCTCTTCCACAATCCGGCGAACCCCGAGAAGGGTTCGCACGTGACGATTTTCGGCGGCTGGGCGAACGCGGCGCACACGCAATACGTCGCGTACGAACAGGCCCGCCCGAGCGCCCGCAAGCGGACGACTCCCTATGCCTATTGGAGCAATGGGAGCCGCTATCTGGCGTACCGCTACAAGGGGGTGAAGGGGGGAGCTCCCGGTGGCTCGGGGCCGAGCACGGGGACGCGCTACCCCGGCGCGGGCTCGTTCGGTCCCGGCGCCGACAACAAGTACGTCACCCAGCTCGGCAAGGCCCTGGTCGCCAGGGGCGGCGCCCGCTTCTACACGTCCGGTCCGGGCCCGCGCTGGAGCGACGCGGACCGCAGGGCCACGCAGGCGTTCCAGCGGGCGCAGGGCTGGACCGGCGGGGACGCGGACGGTCTGCCGGGGCCCGCGACCTGGTCGTACCTGATGACGGGCAAGGGCCGCGACATCCCCCGGGCGGGGGCGGGCGCGAGCGGCACGCAGGGCAAGGCGCCCGCGTACCCGGGCCGTGGGGTGTTCCGCCCCGGCCAGTCCAGCCCCTCGGTCGAGCAGCTCGGCAGGCAACTGGTGAAGAAGGGCTTCGGCAAGCACTACGCCCAGGGCCCCGGCCCGCGCTGGAGCGAGAGCGACCGCCGCAACGTCGAGGCGTTCCAGCGGGCGCAGGGCTGGCGAGGGGCGGCGGCGGACGGGTATCCGGGGCCGGAGACCTGGCGGCGGTTGTTCGCATGA
- a CDS encoding kelch motif-containing protein has protein sequence MKDRSSRRRARRIAIGAAVVIALAGMNGPWLWRVGSEKYHDYKINKPEYKADNGHWQVVNFPEEYRQNTIHAALLHTGKILLVAGSGNNQKNFDAKKFDTRLWDPVKNTIKKIKTPVDLFCTGHTQLANGNLLIAGGTQRYEKLKGDITKAGGLMVVHNEDPDKPITLPAGTKFTGKKNGKTFVSKDPVVVERAKKVFDKATGAFVRNEPGLGRVYVEAQQSGTKHETGTQDNYRVQGLKGAATRNTYGIAQKLALDKKDFQGIKDAFEFDPVAEKYIKVDPMNEARWYPTLTTLSDGKVLSLSGLDEIGQLVPGKNELYDPKTKKWTYTKQVRQFPTYPAVFQLQSGRLFYSGSNAGYGPDDVGRKPGTWDLETKGSWKGIPGMSDPNLLETSNTVELPPAQDQKYMVIGGGGVGESKKSSKKTRIVDLLEDDPKFEDGPELEKGTRYPQASTLPDDTVLISGGSEDYRGRGDSNIKQARIYDAKTGNMRRVADPEVGRNYHSGSILLPDGRVMFFGSDSLYSDKANTKPGEFEQRIEIYTPPYLYQGSQPTLTGGPKEIKRGGSGTYKTQHASSIKTARLIRPSASTHVTDIDQTSVALDLKKSANGVTVTIPKERSLVESGWYMLFVTDDQGTPSKAQWVHIP, from the coding sequence ATGAAAGACCGTTCCAGCCGCCGCCGCGCCCGCCGCATCGCGATAGGCGCGGCGGTGGTCATAGCGCTGGCCGGGATGAACGGCCCGTGGCTGTGGCGCGTGGGTTCGGAGAAGTACCACGACTACAAGATCAACAAGCCGGAGTACAAGGCCGACAACGGCCACTGGCAGGTCGTGAACTTCCCCGAGGAGTACCGCCAGAACACCATCCACGCGGCGCTCCTGCACACCGGCAAGATCCTCCTGGTCGCCGGCTCCGGCAACAACCAGAAGAACTTCGACGCCAAGAAGTTCGACACCCGCCTGTGGGACCCGGTCAAGAACACGATCAAGAAGATCAAGACGCCCGTCGACCTCTTCTGCACCGGCCACACCCAGCTCGCCAACGGCAACCTCCTGATAGCCGGCGGCACCCAGCGCTACGAGAAGCTCAAGGGCGACATCACCAAGGCGGGCGGCCTGATGGTGGTGCACAACGAGGACCCGGACAAGCCGATCACGCTGCCGGCGGGCACGAAGTTCACCGGCAAGAAGAACGGCAAGACGTTCGTCTCCAAGGACCCGGTCGTCGTCGAGCGCGCGAAGAAGGTCTTCGACAAGGCGACCGGTGCGTTCGTGCGCAACGAACCGGGCCTCGGCCGGGTGTACGTGGAGGCGCAGCAGAGCGGCACGAAGCACGAGACCGGCACGCAGGACAACTACCGCGTGCAGGGCCTCAAGGGCGCCGCCACCCGCAACACGTACGGCATCGCGCAGAAGCTCGCCCTGGACAAGAAGGACTTCCAGGGGATCAAGGACGCCTTCGAGTTCGACCCGGTCGCCGAGAAGTACATCAAGGTCGACCCGATGAACGAGGCCCGCTGGTACCCCACGCTGACCACGCTCTCGGACGGCAAGGTGCTCAGCCTCTCCGGCCTCGACGAGATCGGCCAGCTGGTCCCGGGCAAGAACGAGCTGTACGACCCCAAGACCAAGAAGTGGACCTACACCAAGCAGGTCCGCCAGTTCCCGACCTACCCGGCCGTCTTCCAGCTGCAGAGCGGCAGGCTCTTCTACTCGGGCTCGAACGCGGGGTACGGCCCTGACGACGTCGGCCGCAAGCCCGGCACCTGGGACCTGGAGACCAAGGGCAGCTGGAAGGGGATTCCGGGGATGAGCGACCCGAACCTCCTGGAGACCTCCAACACGGTGGAGCTGCCGCCCGCGCAGGACCAGAAGTACATGGTCATCGGCGGCGGCGGTGTCGGCGAGTCCAAGAAGTCCAGCAAGAAGACCCGCATCGTCGACCTCCTGGAGGACGACCCGAAGTTCGAGGACGGCCCCGAGCTGGAGAAGGGCACCCGTTACCCGCAGGCCTCGACCCTGCCCGACGACACGGTGCTCATATCCGGCGGCTCCGAGGACTACCGCGGCCGCGGTGACTCGAACATCAAGCAGGCGCGGATCTACGACGCCAAGACCGGCAACATGCGGCGGGTCGCGGACCCGGAGGTCGGCCGCAACTACCACTCGGGCTCGATCCTGCTGCCCGACGGCCGCGTGATGTTCTTCGGCTCCGACTCGCTCTACTCCGACAAGGCCAACACCAAGCCCGGAGAGTTCGAGCAGCGCATCGAGATCTACACCCCGCCGTATCTGTACCAGGGCTCGCAGCCCACGCTGACCGGCGGCCCGAAGGAGATCAAGCGCGGCGGGTCGGGCACCTACAAGACCCAGCACGCCTCGTCCATCAAGACGGCCCGCTTGATCAGGCCGAGCGCCTCGACGCACGTCACCGACATCGACCAGACGTCCGTCGCCCTCGACCTGAAGAAGTCGGCGAACGGCGTCACGGTGACGATCCCCAAGGAGCGGAGCCTGGTGGAGTCCGGCTGGTACATGCTGTTCGTGACGGATGATCAGGGCACCCCGAGCAAGGCTCAGTGGGTCCACATTCCGTAG
- a CDS encoding lytic polysaccharide monooxygenase auxiliary activity family 9 protein yields MRNKKMYAAMLGATTFGALALSSGGASSHGYTDLPASRQINCANGTVSGCGSIQYEPQSVEGPKGFPASGPADGKICSAGVSGFDALNQPKAPGGGAWPTTSVSAGQNYSFRWQFTARHRTTDFKYYITKQGWDESKPVTRAALETAPFLNVPYNGQQPPATLSHSGTIPGGRSGHHVIVAVWTVHDTANAFYACSDVKF; encoded by the coding sequence ATGCGAAACAAGAAGATGTACGCGGCCATGCTCGGCGCCACCACGTTCGGGGCCCTCGCGCTCTCGTCCGGTGGAGCGAGCAGTCACGGCTACACCGATCTGCCTGCAAGCCGCCAGATCAACTGTGCCAACGGCACGGTGAGCGGCTGCGGTTCCATCCAGTACGAACCCCAGAGCGTCGAAGGCCCGAAGGGCTTCCCCGCCTCCGGTCCGGCCGACGGCAAGATCTGCTCGGCGGGCGTCAGCGGCTTCGACGCGCTCAACCAGCCGAAGGCGCCGGGCGGCGGTGCCTGGCCGACGACCAGTGTGAGTGCTGGTCAGAACTACAGCTTCCGCTGGCAGTTCACGGCGCGTCACCGCACCACCGACTTCAAGTACTACATAACCAAGCAGGGTTGGGACGAGAGCAAGCCGGTGACCCGGGCCGCCCTCGAAACGGCCCCGTTCCTCAACGTCCCCTACAACGGGCAGCAGCCGCCCGCCACGCTCTCGCACTCCGGGACGATTCCCGGCGGCAGGAGCGGACACCACGTGATCGTCGCGGTGTGGACGGTCCACGACACGGCGAACGCGTTCTACGCCTGCTCCGACGTCAAGTTCTGA
- a CDS encoding DUF3592 domain-containing protein, translating to MEFMFVAVPVFIAAVAIVMAVKVARRALELRQAWASGLTAEARCLRTYTTTRRHSDSSHTTTTLRHVYEFTPSTGRPVRFEEENGPATTIEGDFVTVHYAAGRPEKATAHAPSPVKNAASAIGQLCFLAAMLAFCVYFTVSANDLFGSDLP from the coding sequence ATGGAGTTCATGTTCGTCGCGGTGCCCGTGTTCATCGCCGCGGTGGCGATCGTGATGGCGGTCAAGGTGGCCAGGCGCGCCCTGGAGCTGAGGCAGGCGTGGGCGAGCGGCCTGACGGCTGAGGCGCGCTGCCTGCGCACGTACACCACGACGAGGCGCCACAGCGACAGCAGCCACACCACCACGACGCTGCGCCACGTCTACGAGTTCACGCCGTCCACGGGCCGCCCCGTCAGGTTCGAGGAGGAGAACGGCCCCGCGACGACCATCGAGGGCGACTTCGTCACCGTGCACTACGCGGCGGGCCGCCCCGAGAAGGCGACGGCGCACGCGCCGAGCCCCGTCAAGAACGCGGCGAGCGCGATCGGTCAGCTCTGCTTCCTCGCCGCCATGCTCGCCTTCTGCGTCTACTTCACCGTGTCGGCGAACGACCTGTTCGGGTCAGACCTTCCGTAG
- a CDS encoding FadR/GntR family transcriptional regulator: MARDIQERIKKLIIDQRLPSGASLPTEPELMERLGVSRNSVREALKALQAMGIVEIRHGFGTYVGPMSMAPMIEGLTFRTVAGHYRGEDSLLQLLELREAVETGLIARLAGRIPDADLAELDALVDRMDSETAADDGHNGRPGAVHTETDRAFHATLYRCLRNPLLGEVLEAFWDAFHNVRTDLVDVPHDPKVTCRQHREILDAVRSGDVLRAERAIREHFGNIRTRLTAPASTGNSNRSYDR; encoded by the coding sequence ATGGCGCGCGACATACAGGAGCGGATCAAGAAGCTCATCATCGACCAGCGGCTGCCCTCCGGCGCCTCTCTGCCCACCGAGCCCGAACTGATGGAACGCCTCGGCGTCAGTCGGAACTCCGTGCGAGAGGCCCTCAAGGCACTCCAGGCGATGGGCATCGTGGAAATCCGGCACGGTTTCGGCACATATGTCGGGCCCATGTCGATGGCTCCCATGATCGAGGGCCTCACCTTCCGGACGGTCGCGGGCCACTACCGCGGCGAGGACAGCCTGCTCCAGCTCCTGGAGCTGCGGGAGGCCGTGGAGACCGGACTCATCGCGCGCCTCGCCGGCCGTATCCCGGACGCGGATCTGGCCGAACTGGACGCCCTCGTCGACCGGATGGACAGCGAGACGGCGGCGGACGACGGCCACAACGGCCGGCCGGGCGCGGTTCACACCGAAACCGACCGCGCATTTCACGCCACTCTCTACCGCTGTCTGCGCAATCCGCTGCTCGGCGAGGTCCTCGAAGCGTTCTGGGACGCCTTCCACAACGTACGCACCGACCTGGTGGACGTCCCGCACGACCCCAAGGTCACCTGCCGCCAGCACCGGGAGATCCTCGACGCGGTCAGATCCGGCGATGTGCTGCGGGCCGAGCGGGCGATACGGGAACACTTCGGTAATATTCGAACGCGATTGACCGCTCCTGCCTCAACAGGCAACTCAAATCGCTCGTATGACCGGTAA
- a CDS encoding SPFH domain-containing protein translates to MSATAASRSQTPQPEEPQVAGAPDSTPARPPRLIHSEATTEIPIHLLFRDDPGEPGVSLPPAVVRRRQGTGEQPRTARRPAPPVARPLPEVDPSLGERPASVLPGAVGVIGGAAGVAGCAAALCWAGVLPEPVAQAAGLPWSDEYDAYAGLGLAQWASLAGSGALALFGFGGLARGRVGTAWVLTLFGRYRGSVRRTGLMWVNPLLLRRRVDVRLRHWRSEPMPAVDRGGVALRVVVLVVWRVKDAARATLGVADHQEYLRECVEAATARVLSRLPADAFHDDTATLRDADAVGDALTRMLAVEAEPVGIEIFSAQPTRIEYAPEIADTMRLRRVAALDARHRDSVLTSVVDSVEDTVTRLTTRGLVELDDYERKALVKDLTVAFYTGHGDR, encoded by the coding sequence ATGAGTGCGACAGCGGCATCACGGTCACAGACCCCCCAGCCCGAGGAACCGCAGGTCGCCGGCGCCCCCGACTCGACGCCTGCCCGCCCGCCGCGCCTGATCCACAGCGAGGCCACCACCGAGATCCCCATCCACCTGCTCTTCCGTGACGACCCCGGTGAGCCCGGGGTGTCGCTGCCGCCCGCCGTGGTGCGGCGCAGGCAGGGGACGGGGGAGCAGCCGCGCACCGCCCGGCGGCCCGCGCCTCCGGTGGCCCGCCCGCTGCCCGAGGTCGACCCGTCCCTCGGCGAGCGCCCCGCGTCCGTGCTGCCCGGTGCGGTCGGGGTGATCGGCGGGGCCGCGGGCGTCGCCGGGTGCGCGGCCGCGCTGTGCTGGGCGGGGGTGCTGCCCGAGCCGGTGGCGCAGGCGGCGGGGCTGCCCTGGTCCGACGAGTACGACGCGTACGCCGGGCTCGGCCTCGCGCAGTGGGCCTCGCTCGCCGGGTCGGGTGCGCTCGCGCTGTTCGGGTTCGGGGGCCTCGCCCGTGGCCGGGTCGGCACGGCGTGGGTGCTCACGCTCTTCGGCAGGTACCGCGGCAGCGTCCGCCGCACCGGGCTGATGTGGGTCAACCCGCTCCTCCTGCGCCGCCGCGTCGACGTACGCCTGAGGCACTGGCGCAGCGAGCCGATGCCCGCGGTGGACCGGGGCGGGGTCGCGCTGCGGGTCGTCGTCCTCGTCGTCTGGCGGGTCAAGGACGCGGCGCGTGCGACGCTCGGCGTCGCCGACCACCAGGAGTACTTGCGCGAGTGCGTCGAGGCGGCGACGGCCCGCGTCCTGTCCCGCCTTCCCGCCGACGCCTTCCACGACGACACCGCGACCCTGCGCGACGCGGATGCCGTCGGCGACGCGCTGACCCGGATGCTCGCGGTGGAGGCCGAGCCGGTCGGCATCGAGATCTTCTCGGCCCAGCCGACCCGGATCGAGTACGCCCCCGAGATCGCCGACACCATGCGCCTGCGCCGGGTCGCCGCCCTGGACGCACGGCACCGCGACAGCGTGCTCACCTCGGTGGTGGACTCCGTCGAGGACACGGTGACCCGGCTGACCACCCGCGGCCTGGTCGAGCTCGACGACTACGAGCGCAAGGCCTTGGTCAAGGACCTGACGGTGGCGTTCTATACGGGGCATGGAGACCGCTGA